A region from the Terriglobales bacterium genome encodes:
- a CDS encoding PEGA domain-containing protein codes for MTFLFRSSRRLALVVLLLAAALGAAQERKVDPEIVNMCTAERGEFAPESTPAAPVLRFLITAMQGSAWSRIDQKGRGFLYFSRDRIWYQRVGTQAPELSHSRQELSNAKQWTVLGKKYNLGEFNFRGSGKWLFGQILCTYYVEGVELDAYDARISADILEAANSFETAVARVKAMPPSERKWAPAPPAPVAPPPPAVGSLKVYTVPASAQVYVDDVYKGTSSAAEGVLVVGDLKPGSYRIRVSNTGFKDWTATRALGSGETAEVRATLESAGPKPLSVGDVEEALRNAIPRARISQLVERYGVDFSLTVEIEARLRSAGADDSLLLAVAKAKK; via the coding sequence ATGACTTTCCTTTTCCGAAGCTCGCGCCGGCTCGCCCTCGTCGTGCTCCTGCTCGCCGCTGCCCTGGGCGCGGCGCAGGAACGCAAAGTCGACCCGGAGATCGTGAACATGTGCACGGCGGAGCGCGGCGAGTTCGCCCCCGAGAGCACGCCGGCGGCGCCGGTGCTGCGCTTCCTCATCACGGCGATGCAGGGCAGCGCGTGGAGCCGGATCGACCAGAAGGGCCGCGGGTTCCTCTACTTCAGCCGCGACCGCATCTGGTACCAGCGCGTGGGGACGCAGGCGCCGGAGCTCTCGCACTCGCGGCAGGAGCTCTCCAACGCCAAGCAGTGGACGGTGCTGGGGAAGAAGTACAACCTGGGCGAATTCAACTTCCGGGGCTCGGGGAAGTGGCTGTTCGGGCAGATCCTGTGCACGTACTACGTGGAAGGCGTGGAGCTGGACGCCTACGACGCGCGCATCTCGGCCGACATCCTGGAAGCGGCGAACAGTTTCGAGACGGCGGTGGCGCGGGTGAAGGCGATGCCGCCGTCGGAGAGAAAGTGGGCGCCCGCGCCACCGGCGCCGGTGGCGCCGCCGCCGCCGGCCGTGGGCAGCCTCAAGGTGTACACGGTGCCGGCGTCGGCGCAGGTCTACGTGGACGACGTCTACAAAGGGACGAGCAGCGCGGCGGAGGGCGTGCTGGTGGTGGGCGACCTGAAGCCGGGGAGTTACCGGATCCGCGTGAGCAACACCGGGTTCAAGGACTGGACGGCGACGCGGGCGCTCGGGAGCGGCGAGACCGCGGAAGTGCGCGCGACGCTGGAGAGCGCCGGCCCCAAGCCGCTCAGCGTCGGCGACGTGGAAGAGGCGCTGCGCAACGCCATCCCGCGGGCGCGGATCAGCCAGCTGGTGGAGCGCTACGGCGTGGATTTCTCGCTGACGGTCGAGATCGAGGCGCGCCTGCGCAGCGCCGGCGCCGACGATTCGCTGCTGCTGGCGGTGGCGAAGGCAAAGAAGTAA
- a CDS encoding sulfite exporter TauE/SafE family protein translates to MQLLHTPIAHAPLLFLAAVAAGVINSVAGGGGFIAFPALVFAGIPPVNANATNTVALWPGTVASSGAYRRQLARKQDWKMLVPLFAVSMLGSAGGAVLLLKTPQRTFMHIIPWLLLGATFLFIFGGKISSFVRARMRRHQRADLLHLVGITFLQLVTAVYIGYFGAGAGMIMLALFALMGMENIHTMNAFKTVLASAANGVAVITFIFAGAVAWPQAVLMIVGAAIGGYAGAYYAQKMDPAIVRRVVIAIGLAMTAYFFVQRP, encoded by the coding sequence GTGCAGCTGCTTCACACTCCCATCGCGCACGCGCCGCTGCTGTTCCTGGCGGCGGTGGCGGCCGGCGTCATCAACTCGGTCGCGGGCGGCGGCGGCTTCATCGCCTTCCCCGCCCTGGTCTTCGCCGGCATCCCGCCGGTGAACGCCAACGCCACCAACACCGTCGCGCTCTGGCCCGGGACGGTCGCCTCCTCCGGCGCCTATCGCCGCCAGCTCGCGCGCAAGCAGGACTGGAAGATGCTGGTGCCGCTGTTCGCGGTGAGCATGCTCGGCTCGGCCGGCGGCGCCGTCCTGCTGCTCAAGACGCCGCAGCGCACGTTCATGCACATCATCCCGTGGCTGCTGCTGGGCGCTACCTTCCTGTTCATCTTCGGCGGGAAGATCTCGAGCTTCGTGCGCGCGCGCATGCGACGCCACCAGCGCGCCGACCTGCTTCACCTGGTCGGCATCACCTTCCTCCAGCTCGTCACCGCGGTCTACATCGGATACTTCGGCGCCGGCGCCGGCATGATCATGCTCGCGCTGTTCGCGCTCATGGGCATGGAGAACATCCACACCATGAACGCCTTCAAGACCGTGCTGGCGAGCGCGGCGAACGGCGTCGCCGTCATCACGTTCATCTTCGCCGGCGCGGTCGCCTGGCCGCAGGCCGTCCTGATGATCGTGGGCGCCGCCATCGGCGGCTACGCCGGCGCCTACTACGCCCAGAAGATGGACCCGGCCATCGTCCGCCGCGTGGTCATCGCCATCGGCCTCGCCATGACGGCGTACTTCTTCGTCCAAAGACCGTGA
- a CDS encoding DUF5916 domain-containing protein, translating into MMRRHRHRLHIRTRNLALLSLLAFALAATAQRPAPATGKSVRAVRVDDARIKLDGELDEAVWRQAALIDRFTQTEPDQHQPVSEKTEVLIFYTSRALYFGFRCYDRTPDKAFYRLGAHDADTGSDSVDVLIDTFHDRRTGFYFSINSSGIQFDAASTEGAGGGFGDVHDSTWDGIWSSAARRQPWGWSAEIEIPFRSIRVPHGDDQVWGLNINRTIPRRNEMAAWVEVQRFDGFMRPSKLGEMTGISGIETGKNLELIPYFTTRWRRAPWLPAHDGWSADGGLDVRWGFTPNLTASLTFNPDFGDTEADEFFTDISRFEVFFPEKRKFFTEGANYFATNMSLFFSRRIGARLDDGEPQRILAGGKITGKTGRWTIGLLEALTERTELVEPNSGTPELAPAALFSVARIQRDIFNKSSVGLLVVNRTQGDAPPGFLEVGESQAAYALDLNLLHGEHVSSQSQVFVNTSDSFPGVGASHMGWATNYQYSSDTWYFGGFAKYLGDRVNVDAIGFEPATGRYSGDLDLVYRPFINRFGVRQLFLEANYDQSTLVDGALDDSGADLIARAQFKNFWSARVSYHYDRVRFCTFTAAFTCLATFEIYQDPKWRFQVTSNQQRALSFDVLLTSGKFVEFDENFHGFRRRWEANMKARLGRHLKWQLSGVHERQYLLDGVFFQDRRFLVSRVNYQFTPKWRARVLAQYGDNRHGTEVNVNGLVAYDFTARSAFYLGYNYQRGSPLDRSDLGHEVFLKLSYLFPF; encoded by the coding sequence ATGATGCGTCGCCACCGGCATCGATTGCATATCCGAACGCGAAATCTCGCCCTGCTCTCCCTGCTCGCGTTCGCGCTGGCCGCGACGGCGCAGCGGCCTGCGCCCGCGACCGGCAAATCCGTGCGCGCGGTCCGCGTCGACGACGCCCGCATCAAGCTCGATGGCGAGCTCGACGAAGCCGTCTGGCGCCAGGCCGCGCTCATCGACCGCTTCACGCAGACCGAGCCCGACCAGCACCAGCCCGTCAGCGAGAAGACCGAAGTCCTCATCTTCTATACCAGCCGCGCCCTCTACTTCGGCTTCCGCTGCTACGACCGCACGCCCGACAAGGCCTTCTACCGCCTGGGCGCGCACGACGCCGACACCGGCTCCGACTCCGTCGACGTCCTCATCGACACCTTCCACGACCGCCGCACCGGCTTCTACTTCAGCATCAACTCCAGCGGCATCCAGTTCGACGCCGCCTCCACCGAAGGCGCCGGCGGCGGCTTTGGCGACGTCCACGACTCCACCTGGGACGGCATCTGGTCCTCCGCCGCCCGCCGCCAGCCCTGGGGATGGAGCGCCGAGATCGAGATCCCGTTCCGCTCCATCCGCGTCCCCCACGGCGACGACCAGGTCTGGGGCCTCAACATCAACCGCACCATCCCGCGCCGCAACGAAATGGCCGCCTGGGTCGAGGTCCAGCGCTTCGACGGCTTCATGCGCCCCTCGAAGCTCGGCGAGATGACCGGCATCTCCGGCATCGAGACCGGCAAGAACCTCGAGCTCATCCCGTACTTCACGACGCGCTGGCGCCGCGCGCCCTGGCTGCCCGCGCACGACGGCTGGTCCGCCGACGGCGGACTCGACGTCCGCTGGGGATTCACCCCCAACCTGACCGCCAGCCTCACCTTCAATCCCGACTTCGGCGACACCGAGGCGGACGAGTTCTTCACCGACATCTCGCGCTTCGAGGTCTTCTTCCCCGAGAAGCGCAAGTTCTTCACCGAGGGCGCGAACTACTTCGCCACTAACATGTCGCTGTTCTTCTCGCGGCGCATCGGCGCGCGCCTCGACGACGGGGAGCCGCAGCGCATCCTCGCCGGCGGCAAGATCACCGGCAAGACCGGCCGCTGGACCATCGGCCTGCTCGAAGCCCTCACCGAGCGCACCGAGCTGGTCGAGCCCAACAGCGGCACGCCCGAGCTCGCGCCCGCCGCGCTGTTCAGCGTCGCCCGCATCCAGCGCGACATCTTCAACAAGTCGTCCGTAGGACTGCTGGTGGTGAACCGCACCCAGGGCGACGCGCCGCCGGGATTCCTCGAGGTGGGCGAGAGCCAGGCCGCCTACGCGCTCGACCTCAACCTCCTGCACGGCGAGCACGTCAGCTCGCAGTCCCAGGTGTTCGTGAACACCAGCGACTCATTCCCCGGCGTCGGCGCCTCGCACATGGGCTGGGCCACCAACTACCAGTACAGCTCCGACACCTGGTACTTCGGCGGCTTCGCCAAGTACCTGGGCGACCGCGTGAACGTCGACGCCATCGGCTTCGAGCCCGCCACCGGCCGCTACTCCGGCGACCTCGACCTCGTCTACCGGCCATTCATTAACCGCTTCGGGGTCCGGCAGCTCTTCCTCGAGGCCAACTACGACCAGTCCACCCTGGTCGACGGCGCGCTCGACGACTCCGGCGCCGACCTGATCGCGCGCGCCCAGTTCAAGAACTTCTGGTCGGCGCGCGTCTCCTACCACTACGACCGCGTCCGCTTCTGCACCTTCACCGCCGCCTTCACCTGCCTGGCCACCTTCGAGATCTACCAGGACCCGAAGTGGCGCTTCCAGGTGACCAGCAACCAGCAGCGCGCGCTCTCGTTCGACGTGCTGCTCACCAGCGGCAAGTTCGTGGAGTTCGACGAGAACTTCCACGGTTTCCGTCGCCGCTGGGAGGCGAACATGAAGGCGCGTCTCGGGCGGCACCTGAAGTGGCAGCTTTCCGGCGTGCACGAGCGCCAGTACCTGCTCGACGGCGTGTTTTTCCAGGACCGCCGCTTCCTGGTCTCGCGCGTGAATTACCAGTTCACGCCCAAGTGGCGCGCGCGCGTCCTGGCGCAGTACGGCGACAACCGCCACGGCACCGAGGTCAACGTCAACGGCCTGGTGGCGTACGACTTCACCGCGCGCAGCGCCTTCTACCTCGGCTACAACTACCAGCGCGGCTCGCCGCTCGACCGCTCCGACCTCGGCCACGAGGTCTTCCTCAAGCTGTCGTACCTGTTCCCGTTCTGA